Below is a genomic region from Parageobacillus toebii NBRC 107807.
TTTTTGCTCATCGACTAAAAATTCAATCGTCCCCGCGTTTGTATACCCGATATGTTTCGCCGCCTTTACTGCCGTTTCCCCCATTTTCCGCCGCGTTTCTTCATCTAAAAACGGAGATGGTGCTTCTTCGATGACTTTTTGATGACGGCGCTGAATCGAACATTCGCGCTCCCATAAATAAATGCAGTTTCCATGTTCATCAGAGAGAAGCTGGATTTCGATATGGCGAGGATTGGCGATATATTTTTCTAAATACATCGCGCCATCGCCGAAGAACGAAGCAGCGCGCTTTTGATTTCCTTCGAAAGCTTTGCGCAGCTCTTCTTCATTGCGTACGATTTGCATGCCGATGCCGCCGCCGCCTGCGGAAGCTTTTAACATAATTGGATAGCCAATTTCTTCTGCTGTTTTGGCTGCTTCATCGATATCTTTGAGCGGAAATGAAATGCCTGGAACGATCGGAACGCCAGCTTCTTCCATCGTTTTTCGCGCTTCAATTTTACTTCCCATTTTTGCGATCACATCCGCCCTCGGTCCAATGAAGACAATTCCTTCTTCTTCACAACGGCGAGCAAATTCCGGATTTTCCGACAGCAGCCCATACCCTGGATGGATTGCTTCCGCTTTCGTCATTTTCGCGACCTCGATAATTTTCTCGATATTTAGATAGCTTTCACTAACGCGCGGCTTACCGATAAGATACGCTTCATCCGCCCATTGAACATGGAGCGAATCGGCATCCGCTTCCGAATAAACGGCAACCGTTTGAATCCCCAATTTTTTACACGTACGAATGACACGCGCTGCAATTTCCCCGCGATTGGCAATTAATACTTTCGAAAACATCACATCCACCCTTTACGTCATCGTTTTATTGTCAAGCGGTGCTTCACACAAGAAGCGCCGCTTGACGGCAGCTGTTTAATTGGTTAATCTAAGACGCTGCTTCGCCATTTCCCGCAATTTGAATTTTTGGATTTTTCCAGAAGCTGTCATTGGATACGAATCAGTAAATTCGATATAGCGCGGAATTTTATGACGGGAAATTTTTCCGCGGCAAAACTCGCGAATTTCTTCCGCCGTCGCTGTTTCCCCTTCTTTCAAAATAATCCATGCCATCACTTCTTCACCGTATTTTTCATCTGGTACACCAACGACTTGAACGTCCAAAATTTTTGGATGTTGGTATAAAAACTCTTCGATTTCGCGCGGATAAATGTTTTCTCCACCACGAATAATCATGTCTTTTAGACGGCCGGTGATGCGGCAATATCCGTTTTCATCCATCACCGCTAAATCGCCGGTATGCAGCCATCCGTCTTCATCAATGACTTCTTTCGTTGCTTCTGGATTTTTGTAATAGCCTTTCATTACATGGTAACCGCGCGTGCACAATTCTCCTTGCACACCTGGCGGCACTTCTTTATTTGTCCCAGGCTCGACAATTTTTACTTCCACATTTGGAAGCGCACGTCCGACTGTTTCGACACGAAGGTGAATCGGGTCGTCTGTTCTCGTTTGCGTAATAACCGGCGATGACTCCGTTTGCCCGTATGCGATCGTAATTTCCTTCGCCCCCATTTTCTCCATGACCGCTTTCATTACTTCAATCGGGCAAGGTGAGCCAGCCATAATTCCAGTCCGAAGCGATGATAAATCGTATTTTTCAAAATC
It encodes:
- the accC gene encoding acetyl-CoA carboxylase biotin carboxylase subunit, with the protein product MFSKVLIANRGEIAARVIRTCKKLGIQTVAVYSEADADSLHVQWADEAYLIGKPRVSESYLNIEKIIEVAKMTKAEAIHPGYGLLSENPEFARRCEEEGIVFIGPRADVIAKMGSKIEARKTMEEAGVPIVPGISFPLKDIDEAAKTAEEIGYPIMLKASAGGGGIGMQIVRNEEELRKAFEGNQKRAASFFGDGAMYLEKYIANPRHIEIQLLSDEHGNCIYLWERECSIQRRHQKVIEEAPSPFLDEETRRKMGETAVKAAKHIGYTNAGTIEFLVDEQKNFYFLEMNTRLQVEHPVTEEITGLDLVEEQLRIAAGEMIRYKQEDIRRDGHAIEVRIYAEDPKTFFPSPGKITAFVLPQGKYVRNETAVQSGMTVTPFYDPMIAKLITKGNDRQEAIERMVEALNNYQIEGIKTNIPMLKDVLSHPAFQAGDTTTNFVEKHLQTTTTK